The nucleotide sequence cttacgcagcgcaagtttgtttcggcacagtgccacgcccactctaacgcccacaaaccgcccaaaactgtggctcctacagttttgatgctagaataaaaattttaactgaaatgtattgttctcatcaatacctatcgattgacccaaaaaaagtttgccacgcccactttaacgcccacaaaccgcgaaaacctgtgacgcccacaattttcatgctagataaaaaattttaactaaaatgtattggtctcgtcgatacctatcgattgatccaaaaaaaaatttgccacgcccactctaacgcctataacgcttaaatctgtataccgccggtaggtggcgcattttaatctcgctttgctgcttgcatatctccatatagctgagtaacgggtatctgatagtcgaggtactcgactatagcgttcttccttgttttctttaaatttgattGAACAAGAATTGGAAGCATGACATGCAACCTACACTCGAATATATTCCTGACTCCCTTGAAGAATCTTGGGATGTAGGCTTCAAATACAGTTAGGGTTATATTAGTCTCTTCCCAAGTTCCCACAACTGCATAGTCCCGTTCCACATGTACTTTGGCTAGCTGAATGGCACGTTGAGAGTCGAAGGGTCTGAAATATGTTCTCCACTTGAAATATGTTCTTATGGAAAGACCAAGTTTTATTCTAATCTACTTACAAACACTCTCTACCGTGACCGCAGAAGAAGAGAGTTTGCCTTTTGTAATTACCCACTGCCTCTTTAACACTTCCAGGTACATATTGACACTCGGGGTCACCACTGCGAACACAATCGTTATAGCTCTTTTTAAACCACTTCTCCGGTTGTATTGTCGCGTTGGGAAATCGTCGAAAGTGGATGGCGTTGCGGTAACTACTGCGAACGTAGTAATACCAACTTATCATCCGCTCCACGGGGTCGCGAACCAAGTTGATATAGATGGGTCTTGGCAACTGATATCTGCGGAAATCCAACCAATTGCAATGTTCTATGTATACAGTGCCTGGCTCCAACTCGGTCACCCAAAGGGCCTGTATCATTCGTTCTCCAGGCGATCGTGTTCGGgatataatatttattggTCCTTTGGTGACTACTGTCATGTTATTATAAGGAGCCATCGTTTGGATGAGTTCCATCAAAGCCTCACTTCCAACTTTGGCTCCACGATTGAAAAAGATCACCTCCAGTTTAGAATGTTGAGTGTTGTTCAACTTTTTGCAACTCAACGAAGCAAGCTGTGATTTATATAAATTGAATTGGACTTATGATTTTCAAAGACTTCCTAAGGGTTTTTTACTTGTTAGTTACATTAACTATTGAGTACTTTATTAAAGAGCTACAAAGAAACTATGTCAATAACTAAAGATAGATCAGTCTTAGAAGTTAGGGGTTAATCAGTCGTTCCATATCATATCGCTTGAGGGCTATATACTGCTTATATAGACGCTGTTTGCAGAAGTAGTAAAAGTCGTATTCATGGGTGAAGTTACGCCTGACCATGGCCCTGACGTCTGGGTCCACCTGGGGTTTTCTATTGTTGCGATTGCGATTCTGTAAGGTCTTTTGGTACACTAGAACGGAGATTTTTAAGGTGCTAACATCGAACTATATTTTATGGGGAATTCTTACTGTGATATATCATTTTAGCTCTAGCGAAATATCGGGGAATATAGTGCTCCAAAACTGTAAGAGTTATGTTGGTCTCCTCCCAAGTCCCCACCACAGCGTATTCTGATTCGACCCTGCGCTTGGCTATCTGAACAGCCAGGGGAGAATTAAAGGGCCTGAAATAAGGTGTTGGTTATGAAGACTTCTCTTGAGGTTGGGACTTTACGCCCTTTGCAGCACTCACAAACAGTCCTCATCGTGCCCGCAGAAAAATATAGATTGCCTTTTGAAGTTTCCCACCACATCGCGAACTGCCAATGGAACATACTGGCATTCTGGGTCCCCACTCCTCACACAGTCGTTATAGGTCTTTTTAAACCAGGCCGTGGGCTTAATAGGAGCCAGGGGATGTTTTCGGTAGAATATGGCATTCCTATAGGAGTTCCTGACGTAGTAATACCAGCTGATCATTCGCTCAACGGGGTCTCGAAC is from Drosophila suzukii chromosome 3, CBGP_Dsuzu_IsoJpt1.0, whole genome shotgun sequence and encodes:
- the LOC108020448 gene encoding heparan sulfate 2-O-sulfotransferase pipe isoform X8; its protein translation is MSLNAERSYKMKLRDVENAFKYRRIPYPKRSVELIALLAISCTFFLFMHTNKLNSRLKEMEVKLQPSEFSALGLTGNHISGHDAGKHDDINTLHGTYQYLKSTGQLASLSCKKLNNTQHSKLEVIFFNRGAKVGSEALMELIQTMAPYNNMTVVTKGPINIISRTRSPGERMIQALWVTELEPGTVYIEHCNWLDFRRYQLPRPIYINLVRDPVERMISWYYYVRSSYRNAIHFRRFPNATIQPEKWFKKSYNDCVRSGDPECQYVPGSVKEAVGNYKRQTLFFCGHGRECLPFDSQRAIQLAKVHVERDYAVVGTWEETNITLTVFEAYIPRFFKGVRNIFELHSKAIRNRNRNNRKPHIDPDVREMVRRNFTNEYEFYYFCKQRLYKQYLALQLENNLH